One segment of Rickettsiella grylli DNA contains the following:
- the tldD gene encoding metalloprotease TldD — translation MIKNNLILAREALLDPAGLTENQLQKILARLLAPQIDMADLYFQVSQLESWILEDSIIKNGNFAIERGVGVRAISGDKTGFAYSDDILLPALESAAKMAGNIASMGQQGHVRAWEKNTRLKPLYEPLNPISSWTEQEKINLLRQVDDLARSSDSRIKQVNASLVGTQEVILVLNNEGCMAADIRPLVRLNVSVIAEDKGVREQGFAGGGGRTGYSYFINDQVALHLTQEAVRLALLNLNAVKAPAGTMPVVLGPGWPGILLHEAVGHGLEGDFNRKGSSAFSNRIGERIASPGCTVVDDGTLPNRRGSMTIDDEGTCSQRTVLIEKGILKAYMMDKLNARLMGTHSTGNGRRESFAHLPLPRMTNTYLLPGPYVPEEIIATVKKGIYAVNFSGGQVDITSGKFVFSACEAYLIENGRVTQPVKGATLIGNGPDVLTHVSMIGRDLKLDSGIGSCGKEGQSVPVGVGQPTLKIDALTVGGTTFN, via the coding sequence ATGATAAAAAACAATTTGATTTTAGCGCGTGAAGCGCTTTTAGATCCAGCAGGCTTGACAGAAAATCAGTTACAAAAGATTTTAGCGCGATTGTTAGCGCCCCAAATTGATATGGCTGATTTATATTTCCAAGTTAGTCAATTAGAGAGCTGGATATTAGAAGATAGTATTATTAAAAATGGTAATTTTGCTATCGAACGGGGTGTGGGTGTGCGCGCCATTAGTGGTGACAAAACAGGTTTTGCTTATTCGGATGATATTCTATTGCCCGCTTTAGAATCAGCCGCAAAAATGGCTGGAAACATTGCGAGTATGGGCCAACAGGGCCACGTTCGTGCATGGGAAAAAAACACACGTTTGAAACCACTCTATGAACCCCTTAATCCTATTTCGTCGTGGACAGAACAAGAAAAAATAAACTTACTTCGTCAAGTCGATGACCTTGCTCGTTCTTCTGATTCACGCATTAAGCAGGTTAATGCGAGTTTAGTGGGGACGCAAGAAGTCATCTTAGTCCTGAATAATGAAGGATGTATGGCGGCTGATATTCGTCCTTTAGTGCGTTTAAATGTGAGTGTCATTGCTGAAGATAAAGGCGTACGTGAACAAGGTTTTGCAGGGGGCGGTGGCAGGACCGGCTATAGCTATTTTATTAACGATCAGGTGGCACTCCATCTTACTCAAGAAGCCGTACGTTTAGCACTTTTGAATTTAAATGCCGTTAAAGCCCCTGCAGGAACGATGCCGGTGGTATTAGGACCCGGTTGGCCAGGTATTTTATTACATGAAGCAGTAGGCCATGGTTTAGAAGGGGATTTTAATCGAAAAGGAAGTTCTGCATTTTCGAATCGAATCGGGGAACGTATTGCTTCACCCGGTTGTACGGTGGTGGATGACGGGACATTGCCGAATCGGCGCGGTTCAATGACGATAGATGATGAAGGAACCTGCTCGCAGCGGACGGTTTTAATTGAGAAGGGTATTTTGAAAGCGTATATGATGGATAAGTTAAATGCCCGTTTAATGGGGACCCATTCAACGGGAAATGGCCGTCGTGAATCGTTTGCACATTTACCGTTGCCACGGATGACCAATACGTATCTGTTGCCTGGCCCTTATGTTCCAGAAGAAATTATTGCAACGGTTAAAAAGGGTATTTATGCCGTGAATTTTTCCGGCGGGCAAGTGGATATTACATCAGGAAAATTTGTTTTTTCAGCGTGTGAAGCGTATTTAATTGAAAATGGCCGCGTCACACAGCCTGTTAAAGGGGCGACTTTAATTGGCAATGGGCCAGATGTATTAACACACGTTTCGATGATAGGTCGTGATCTTAAATTAGACAGTGGTATTGGTAGTTGTGGTAAAGAAGGTCAGAGTGTCCCCGTAGGTGTTGGACAACCCACCTTGAAAA